In Capricornis sumatraensis isolate serow.1 chromosome 16, serow.2, whole genome shotgun sequence, a genomic segment contains:
- the YPEL4 gene encoding protein yippee-like 4, with product MPSCDPGPAPACLPAKTFRSYLPRCHRTYSCVHCRAHLAKHDELISKSFQGSHGRAYLFNSVVNVGCGPAEQRLLLTGLHSVADIFCESCKTTLGWKYEQAFETSQKYKEGKYIIEMSHMVKDNGWD from the exons ATGCCCAGCTGCGACCCTGGCCCGGCCCCCGCCTGCCTCCCAGCCAAGACCTTCCGCAGCTATCTGCCTCGCTGCCACCGAACCTACAGCTGCGTCCACTGCCGCGCACATCTGGCCAAACACGACGAGCTCATCTCCAAG TCCTTCCAGGGGAGCCATGGCCGAGCCTACCTGTTTAACTCCGT GGTCAACGTGGGGTGCGGGCCAGCTGAACAGCGCCTCCTGCTCACGGGGCTGCACTCGGTAGCTGATATTTTCTGCGAGAGCTGCAAAACCACCCTGGGCTGGAAATAT GAGCAGGCTTTTGAGACGAGCCAGAAGTACAAGGAGGGGAAGTACATCATTGAGATGTCGCACATGGTGAAGGACAACGGCTGGGACTGA
- the CLP1 gene encoding polyribonucleotide 5'-hydroxyl-kinase Clp1 isoform X2, translated as MGEEANDDKKPTTKFELERETELRFEVEASQSVQLELLAGMAEIFGTELTRNKKFTFDAGAKVAVFTWHGCSLQLSGRTEVAYVSKDTPMLLYLNTHTALEQMRRQAEKEEERGPRVMVVGPTDVGKSTVCRLLLNYAITSRLADVFNQRCEVNRRASVSGCVINTCGWVKGSGYQALVHAASAFEVDVVVVLDQERLYNELKRDLPHFVRTVLLPKSGGVVERSKDFRRECRDERIREYFYGFRGCFYPHAFNVKFSDVKIYKVGAPTIPDSCLPLGMSQEDNQLKLVPVTPGRDMVHHLLSVSTAEGAEESLSETSVAGFIVVTSVDLEHQVFTVLSPAPRPLPKNFLLIMDIRFMDLK; from the exons ATGGGAGAGGAGGCCAATGATGACAAGAAGCCAACAACTAAATTTGAACTGGAGCGGGAGACAGAGCTTCGCTTTGAGGTGGAGGCGTCGCAGTCAGTTCAGTTGGAGCTGCTGGCTGGCATGGCAGAAATCTTCGGCACAGAGCTGACCCGAAACAAGAAGTTCACCTTTGATGCTGGCGCCAAGGTGGCTGTCTTCACTTGGCACGGCTGTTCGCTGCAGCTCAGTGGGCGCACCGAGGTGGCTTACGTTTCCAAGGACACCCCAATGTTGCTTTATCTCAACACACATACGGCCTTGGAGCAGATGCGGAGGCAGGCCGAGAAGGAGGAGGAGCGGGGCCCCCGGGTGATGGTCGTGGGCCCCACGGACGTGGGCAAGTCCACCGTGTGCCGTCTGCTGCTCAACTACGCG ATTACATCTCGTTTAGCCGATGTGTTCAACCAAAGGTGTGAAGTGAACCGCAGGGCCTCGGTGAGCGGCTGTGTCATTAACACCTGTGGCTGGGTCAAGGGCTCTGGTTACCAGGCCCTGGTCCACGCAGCCTCAGCCTTTGAGGTGGATGTCGTCGTGGTTCTGGATCAAGAACGGCTGTACAACGAGCTGAAGCGGGACCTGCCTCACTTTGTCCGCACGGTGCTGCTCCCCAAGTCGGGGGGTGTGGTGGAGCGCTCCAAGGACTTCCGGCGGGAATGCCGGGATGAGCGCATCCGTGAGTATTTCTATGGGTTCCGGGGCTGTTTTTATCCCCATGCCTTCAACGTCAAATTTTCAGATGTGAAAATCTACAAAGTCGGGGCACCCACCATCCCAGACTCCTGCCTGCCTCTGGGCATGTCTCAGGAGGACAATCAGCTCAAGCTGGTGCCCGTCACCCCCGGCCGAGATATGGTACACCACCTGCTGAGCGTCAGCACCGCCGAGGGCGCGGAGGAGAGCCTCTCGGAGACCAGCGTGGCGGGCTTCATTGTGGTGACCAGCGTGGACCTGGAGCACCAGGTGTTCACCGtcctctcccccgccccccgcccgctGCCCAAGAACTTCCTACTCATCATGGATATCCGGTTCATGGATCTTAAGTAG
- the CLP1 gene encoding polyribonucleotide 5'-hydroxyl-kinase Clp1 isoform X1 produces the protein MGEEANDDKKPTTKFELERETELRFEVEASQSVQLELLAGMAEIFGTELTRNKKFTFDAGAKVAVFTWHGCSLQLSGRTEVAYVSKDTPMLLYLNTHTALEQMRRQAEKEEERGPRVMVVGPTDVGKSTVCRLLLNYAVRLGRRPTYVELDVGQGSVSIPGTMGALYIERPADVEEGFSIQAPLVYHFGSTTPGTNIKLYNKITSRLADVFNQRCEVNRRASVSGCVINTCGWVKGSGYQALVHAASAFEVDVVVVLDQERLYNELKRDLPHFVRTVLLPKSGGVVERSKDFRRECRDERIREYFYGFRGCFYPHAFNVKFSDVKIYKVGAPTIPDSCLPLGMSQEDNQLKLVPVTPGRDMVHHLLSVSTAEGAEESLSETSVAGFIVVTSVDLEHQVFTVLSPAPRPLPKNFLLIMDIRFMDLK, from the exons ATGGGAGAGGAGGCCAATGATGACAAGAAGCCAACAACTAAATTTGAACTGGAGCGGGAGACAGAGCTTCGCTTTGAGGTGGAGGCGTCGCAGTCAGTTCAGTTGGAGCTGCTGGCTGGCATGGCAGAAATCTTCGGCACAGAGCTGACCCGAAACAAGAAGTTCACCTTTGATGCTGGCGCCAAGGTGGCTGTCTTCACTTGGCACGGCTGTTCGCTGCAGCTCAGTGGGCGCACCGAGGTGGCTTACGTTTCCAAGGACACCCCAATGTTGCTTTATCTCAACACACATACGGCCTTGGAGCAGATGCGGAGGCAGGCCGAGAAGGAGGAGGAGCGGGGCCCCCGGGTGATGGTCGTGGGCCCCACGGACGTGGGCAAGTCCACCGTGTGCCGTCTGCTGCTCAACTACGCGGTGCGTCTGGGCCGCCGTCCCACGTACGTGGAGCTGGATGTGGGCCAGGGCTCTGTGTCCATCCCCGGCACGATGGGGGCCCTCTACATCGAGCGGCCGGCGGACGTTGAGGAGGGGTTCTCCATCCAGGCCCCGCTGGTGTACCACTTCGGCTCCACCACGCCTGGCACCAACATCAAGCTTTATAATAAG ATTACATCTCGTTTAGCCGATGTGTTCAACCAAAGGTGTGAAGTGAACCGCAGGGCCTCGGTGAGCGGCTGTGTCATTAACACCTGTGGCTGGGTCAAGGGCTCTGGTTACCAGGCCCTGGTCCACGCAGCCTCAGCCTTTGAGGTGGATGTCGTCGTGGTTCTGGATCAAGAACGGCTGTACAACGAGCTGAAGCGGGACCTGCCTCACTTTGTCCGCACGGTGCTGCTCCCCAAGTCGGGGGGTGTGGTGGAGCGCTCCAAGGACTTCCGGCGGGAATGCCGGGATGAGCGCATCCGTGAGTATTTCTATGGGTTCCGGGGCTGTTTTTATCCCCATGCCTTCAACGTCAAATTTTCAGATGTGAAAATCTACAAAGTCGGGGCACCCACCATCCCAGACTCCTGCCTGCCTCTGGGCATGTCTCAGGAGGACAATCAGCTCAAGCTGGTGCCCGTCACCCCCGGCCGAGATATGGTACACCACCTGCTGAGCGTCAGCACCGCCGAGGGCGCGGAGGAGAGCCTCTCGGAGACCAGCGTGGCGGGCTTCATTGTGGTGACCAGCGTGGACCTGGAGCACCAGGTGTTCACCGtcctctcccccgccccccgcccgctGCCCAAGAACTTCCTACTCATCATGGATATCCGGTTCATGGATCTTAAGTAG